The Campylobacter sp. RM10537 genome has a segment encoding these proteins:
- the mqnE gene encoding aminofutalosine synthase MqnE, producing MKNLIKKLENEERINQEEANRLWDLDLFTLGKLAHKRRQKFHGKKVYFNINRHINPTNICADTCKFCAFSAHRKNPNPYIMTHDEIMKIVDETVTRGTKEVHIVSAHNKDTSWQWYLEIFKMIKEKYPYIHIKAMTAAEIDFLHRRFTMSYEEVIEKMLEYGVDSMPGGGAEIFDEEIRKKICHGKVSSENWLKIHKLWHKKGKQSNATMLFGHIEERKHRIDHMFRLRNLQDETGGFNAFIPLVWQRNNSFIQTDKIMDSEEILKTVAISRLVLDNIKNIKAYWATMTLNLAMVAQEFGANDLDGTIEKESIQSAGGAKSAKGTSLKTFIDMIKTANLIPVERDSLYNELKIY from the coding sequence ATGAAAAATTTAATTAAAAAACTGGAAAATGAAGAAAGAATTAATCAGGAAGAAGCAAATAGACTTTGGGATTTAGATCTTTTTACTTTAGGTAAATTAGCTCATAAAAGACGTCAAAAATTTCACGGAAAAAAAGTTTATTTTAATATTAATCGCCATATCAATCCAACTAATATCTGTGCAGATACTTGTAAATTTTGTGCCTTTTCAGCCCATCGCAAAAATCCAAATCCTTATATAATGACTCACGATGAAATCATGAAAATAGTTGATGAAACTGTAACTCGTGGCACAAAAGAAGTGCATATAGTTTCTGCTCATAATAAAGATACAAGCTGGCAATGGTATTTAGAAATTTTTAAAATGATTAAAGAAAAATATCCCTATATTCATATAAAGGCTATGACAGCAGCTGAAATTGATTTCTTACATCGACGTTTTACAATGAGCTATGAAGAAGTGATAGAAAAAATGTTAGAATATGGTGTAGATTCAATGCCTGGCGGAGGAGCTGAAATTTTTGATGAAGAAATTCGTAAAAAAATTTGCCATGGAAAAGTTAGTAGCGAAAATTGGTTAAAAATTCACAAACTATGGCACAAAAAAGGTAAGCAAAGTAATGCTACCATGCTTTTTGGACATATAGAAGAAAGAAAACATAGAATCGATCATATGTTTAGACTTAGAAATTTACAAGATGAAACTGGTGGGTTTAATGCTTTCATTCCTTTAGTTTGGCAAAGAAATAATAGCTTTATACAAACTGATAAAATTATGGACAGTGAAGAAATTTTAAAAACGGTTGCCATTTCACGTTTAGTACTTGATAATATTAAAAATATCAAAGCATATTGGGCAACAATGACTCTAAATTTAGCTATGGTAGCTCAAGAATTTGGTGCCAATGATTTAGATGGAACTATTGAAAAAGAAAGTATTCAAAGTGCTGGAGGGGCAAAATCAGCTAAAGGAACAAGCTTGAAAACTTTTATAGATATGATTAAAACTGCCAACTTAATCCCTGTAGAACGAGATAGTTTATACAATGAGTTAAAAATTTATTAA
- a CDS encoding NCS2 family permease, whose product MNLFKLKENKTNFRTELIAGLTTFLAMVYIIPVNSAIVSNTGMPIEALITATTLVTIIASAFNAFFANTPVAMSVGMGLNAYFTFAVCGAQKIPWQSALGAVFISSIIFLILSFTHFRLWIIRNIPKDLRLAICAGIGCFITFLGLSQMGIIEHNKDTLVGIGNFGSSHVLFGIFTLALIIFFWAVKLKGAFIFGVLISSIIAWIFHIDQAQFPTQLFSLPAFDSANGLGAIFFKLDIKNALNIGMIPIILTFFITQLFDSIGTITGVGERGKIFDDAKNGEKKLGKTLMADATGSTLGSLVGTSTVTAFVESTTGVESGGRTGLTALVVALCFVLTLFLLPLFKAIPANAIYPVLIMVGILMFMEVKNIDFKDEAIAVGSFFTIIMMPLTYSITSGFAFGFLTYLLIRVFKRQWNQINLGIVVLSLISLGNFLLIALQ is encoded by the coding sequence ATAAATTTGTTCAAACTTAAAGAAAATAAAACTAATTTTCGTACAGAATTAATCGCTGGATTGACCACTTTTTTAGCTATGGTTTATATCATCCCTGTCAATTCAGCAATTGTAAGCAATACTGGTATGCCCATAGAAGCTTTAATCACAGCAACCACCTTGGTTACTATTATAGCAAGTGCTTTTAATGCTTTTTTTGCTAATACGCCAGTTGCCATGAGTGTTGGTATGGGTTTAAATGCTTATTTTACCTTTGCGGTTTGTGGAGCGCAAAAAATTCCTTGGCAAAGTGCTTTAGGGGCTGTTTTTATTTCAAGTATTATTTTTCTTATTCTTTCATTTACGCATTTTCGCCTTTGGATTATTAGAAACATACCTAAAGATTTAAGATTAGCAATTTGTGCAGGTATTGGCTGTTTTATCACTTTTTTGGGATTGAGTCAGATGGGAATTATTGAGCACAATAAAGATACTTTGGTAGGAATAGGAAATTTTGGAAGTTCTCATGTGCTTTTTGGAATTTTTACTCTCGCACTTATTATCTTTTTTTGGGCTGTAAAACTCAAAGGAGCTTTTATTTTTGGAGTTTTAATTAGCTCAATTATTGCTTGGATTTTTCATATTGATCAAGCACAATTTCCAACTCAACTATTCTCTCTACCTGCTTTTGATTCTGCCAATGGCCTAGGGGCAATTTTTTTTAAATTAGATATCAAAAATGCTTTAAATATTGGTATGATTCCTATCATACTTACTTTTTTCATTACCCAACTTTTCGATAGTATTGGTACTATTACCGGAGTAGGAGAGAGAGGAAAAATATTTGATGATGCTAAAAATGGCGAAAAAAAACTTGGAAAAACTTTAATGGCAGATGCTACTGGATCTACTCTGGGTTCTTTAGTTGGGACATCTACTGTAACAGCTTTTGTTGAAAGCACAACTGGAGTAGAAAGCGGTGGTAGAACCGGTCTTACAGCACTAGTTGTAGCTTTATGCTTTGTTTTAACTCTTTTTTTACTACCGCTTTTTAAAGCCATACCTGCAAATGCAATTTATCCTGTTCTTATAATGGTGGGAATTTTAATGTTCATGGAAGTTAAAAATATAGATTTTAAAGATGAAGCTATAGCAGTAGGTAGCTTTTTTACTATAATCATGATGCCGCTTACCTATTCCATTACTTCAGGTTTTGCTTTCGGTTTTCTTACTTATTTACTCATAAGAGTTTTTAAACGCCAGTGGAATCAAATTAATTTAGGTATTGTTGTTTTAAGTTTGATTTCTTTGGGTAATTTTTTACTAATTGCATTACAATAA
- a CDS encoding phosphoribosyltransferase, with protein MFFYSYNYFEEDVKFLASQIKKEFNPDALIAIARGGMTLGHSLAVALNTRNLFSLNSIHYDDTKKLDTIEIFNIPDLKNYKKILLIDDIVDSGESLSEIKRRLQEQFPHIELKIATIFYKKTALLEPDFKVKEAKEWIDFFWDIKID; from the coding sequence ATGTTTTTTTATTCTTATAATTATTTTGAGGAAGATGTTAAATTTTTAGCCTCACAAATAAAAAAAGAATTTAATCCTGATGCTCTTATTGCCATCGCTAGAGGCGGCATGACTTTGGGACATTCTTTAGCTGTTGCATTAAATACTCGTAATCTTTTTAGTCTTAATTCTATACATTATGATGATACTAAAAAACTCGATACTATTGAAATTTTTAATATTCCAGATCTTAAAAATTATAAAAAAATTTTACTCATTGATGATATAGTAGATAGTGGCGAAAGCTTATCTGAGATTAAAAGAAGATTGCAAGAACAATTTCCTCATATTGAATTAAAAATTGCAACAATTTTTTATAAAAAAACGGCTCTTTTAGAACCTGACTTCAAGGTTAAAGAAGCTAAAGAATGGATAGACTTCTTTTGGGATATAAAAATTGATTGA
- a CDS encoding MlaA family lipoprotein produces MKIKIILLLLLTYSFALDQNFEDFEQEYKNYQINDPLVNYNKAMTHFNMTLYTYGFRPILKAYDQVTPQFFRVGVKNFFDNLFSPMRFVGNVLQFKFENAGEEFKRFIANTIMGFGGLMDPASKMGLKKHPADLGTVLGHWGVGGGFHLVLPVLGPSNLRDTLTLPAIWYANPVSYIEPQWVSITISTYGFGNELSFKLDEIDEIYYNTPNLYPFLRDAYEQRRQELSK; encoded by the coding sequence TTGAAAATTAAAATCATATTATTGTTATTATTAACTTATTCTTTTGCATTGGATCAAAATTTTGAAGACTTTGAGCAAGAATATAAAAATTATCAAATTAATGATCCACTTGTAAACTATAATAAAGCTATGACTCATTTTAATATGACCTTATACACTTATGGATTTCGTCCTATTTTAAAGGCTTATGATCAGGTTACACCTCAATTTTTTCGTGTGGGAGTAAAAAATTTTTTTGACAATTTATTTTCGCCTATGCGTTTTGTTGGAAATGTTTTGCAATTTAAATTTGAAAATGCTGGAGAAGAATTTAAAAGATTTATCGCTAATACAATTATGGGTTTTGGGGGCTTAATGGATCCAGCTAGCAAAATGGGATTAAAAAAACATCCTGCTGATCTTGGAACAGTTTTAGGACATTGGGGAGTTGGTGGAGGTTTTCATTTAGTATTGCCTGTATTAGGACCTAGTAATTTAAGAGATACTTTAACCTTGCCTGCAATTTGGTATGCAAATCCCGTAAGCTATATAGAGCCTCAATGGGTTAGTATTACTATAAGTACTTATGGCTTTGGAAATGAACTTAGTTTTAAACTTGATGAAATTGATGAAATTTACTATAATACACCAAATTTATATCCATTTTTAAGAGATGCTTATGAACAAAGAAGGCAAGAATTAAGCAAATAA
- a CDS encoding MlaC/ttg2D family ABC transporter substrate-binding protein, with amino-acid sequence MKKIILLFFFLGNIWALNLNDIPNTMQNNIDKSLNFLKTQKDKNLVANEIFKLFDDIIDYKLMAKLSLSKNYDKLNKQEQEEFSKAFEQSLKKSFTDKLSLYKDQILKVKNGELKNEKRYFLITSIIDNGEEKNIIFKFYNNNNNWLIYDVDVLGVSIIQTYRSQFGDILSSEGFQALLQKLKNITIK; translated from the coding sequence ATGAAAAAAATTATTTTATTATTCTTTTTTTTAGGAAATATTTGGGCTCTAAATTTAAACGATATCCCAAATACTATGCAAAATAATATTGACAAAAGTTTAAATTTTTTAAAAACTCAAAAAGATAAAAATTTAGTAGCAAATGAAATTTTTAAACTTTTCGATGATATTATTGATTATAAACTCATGGCAAAACTTAGTCTTTCAAAAAATTATGATAAGCTTAACAAACAAGAGCAAGAAGAATTTTCAAAAGCTTTTGAACAAAGTCTTAAAAAAAGTTTTACTGATAAGCTAAGTCTTTATAAAGATCAGATTCTAAAAGTAAAAAATGGGGAGCTTAAAAATGAAAAAAGATATTTTCTTATAACTTCTATTATTGACAATGGAGAAGAAAAAAATATTATTTTCAAATTTTACAACAACAATAATAATTGGTTGATTTATGATGTTGATGTATTAGGAGTTAGTATTATTCAAACCTATCGTTCTCAATTTGGAGATATTTTATCGAGTGAAGGATTTCAAGCTTTATTACAAAAACTTAAAAATATCACTATAAAATAA
- a CDS encoding efflux RND transporter permease subunit, with translation MFSKFLKLIISYPKTTFLGTLFICLFLSFFAFKISVDASAESLLLEDDIDLKTFREISKHYKNDNFLILAFKPQDGNLFSKTNLSKLEKIHYELEKAPLVNRVFSIINAPLLQSSENTDFKELLKNIPNIQSKDINQTKAKSEILNNPFYKNNIISKDGKITGIIIYLKTDYIYDKLIEKRDLAKNEKEKNAIRLAIKKHQDQQKILNKQNLDFIKNIIKKYETNQDKLYLGGVSMIADDMITYIKSDLLIYGVSLVFLLAIALYYFFRTWRFVFLPLFICFISLSAASGIFALLNFQITVISSNYVALVLIITLSVVIHLITHFIEISQAHPKAKIQRLVLQTLLAKAKPSLYAIVTTMIGFCSLILSNIEPIIKLGIMMSIGIGLALIFSYLFLASVLVLLKPKQYYKKEFKFNLLEFCAKISLDPKKRYIIYGISCIAILISLFGISKLRVENSFVNYFRDSSEIKKGLLVIDKNLSGTLPLDVIIRFKDNQKNTDSNNTLDSFEDEFENLEKKDTYWFNSQKTRIAKKVHEFLEHQKFVGSVLSLNSLLILGKNINHGEDLDDFALAFLNENLPQNFKQDLISPFVNIKNNELRFTMRIVDSDPNLRRNEFLTKLNENLHKLLKNDNVQIQITGIMVLYNNMLQSLFSSQFDTLVFVILAIFILFIFVFRDLKFSIIAILVNVIPLSVVFALMGLCKIPLDMMSITIAAIAIGIGVDDAIHYIYRFKEEIKTKSIEKAIINSHLSIGSALYYTTISIVLGFSVMMSSNFIPTIYFGVLTIFVMILLLSGSLFLLPSFLISIYSKKAKIENQHK, from the coding sequence ATGTTTTCAAAATTTTTAAAACTAATTATTTCTTACCCAAAAACTACTTTTTTGGGAACTCTTTTTATTTGTTTATTTCTTAGTTTTTTCGCCTTTAAAATAAGCGTTGATGCAAGCGCTGAGAGTTTATTGCTTGAAGACGATATTGATTTAAAAACCTTTAGAGAAATTTCAAAACATTATAAAAATGATAATTTTTTAATTCTTGCCTTTAAACCTCAAGATGGAAATCTTTTTTCAAAAACAAATCTATCTAAATTAGAAAAAATTCATTATGAACTAGAAAAAGCACCTTTGGTTAATCGCGTTTTTAGCATCATCAATGCACCTTTATTGCAAAGCTCTGAAAATACAGACTTTAAAGAACTTTTAAAAAATATACCCAATATACAAAGTAAAGATATTAATCAAACAAAAGCAAAAAGTGAAATTTTAAATAATCCTTTTTATAAAAATAATATTATCTCAAAAGATGGAAAAATCACAGGAATTATTATTTATCTAAAAACAGATTATATTTACGATAAACTTATAGAAAAAAGAGATTTGGCTAAAAACGAAAAAGAAAAAAATGCTATTCGTTTGGCGATTAAAAAGCATCAAGATCAGCAAAAAATTCTCAATAAACAAAACTTAGATTTTATAAAAAATATCATAAAAAAATACGAAACTAACCAAGATAAACTTTATCTTGGTGGTGTCAGCATGATAGCTGATGATATGATCACCTATATAAAATCCGATCTTTTAATTTATGGAGTTTCTTTAGTTTTTTTATTAGCAATTGCATTATACTATTTTTTTAGAACTTGGCGTTTTGTTTTTTTACCCCTTTTTATATGTTTTATCAGTTTGAGTGCGGCAAGTGGAATATTTGCTCTTTTAAATTTTCAAATTACTGTTATTTCTTCTAATTACGTTGCCCTAGTTTTAATCATAACGCTAAGTGTTGTAATTCACTTAATCACTCATTTTATAGAAATCTCTCAAGCCCATCCTAAAGCAAAAATTCAACGCCTTGTGCTTCAAACCTTATTAGCTAAAGCAAAACCCAGTCTTTATGCTATAGTTACAACTATGATAGGCTTTTGCTCTCTTATACTTTCAAACATAGAACCTATTATAAAATTAGGTATTATGATGAGTATAGGTATAGGTTTAGCTTTAATTTTTAGTTATTTATTTTTAGCAAGTGTTTTAGTTTTGCTCAAGCCGAAACAATATTATAAAAAAGAATTTAAATTTAATCTTTTAGAATTTTGTGCAAAAATAAGTTTGGATCCAAAAAAACGTTATATTATTTATGGAATTTCTTGTATAGCAATTTTAATATCTTTATTTGGAATTTCTAAACTGAGAGTTGAAAATTCTTTTGTAAACTATTTTAGAGATAGTAGCGAGATTAAAAAAGGATTGCTTGTTATTGATAAAAATTTAAGTGGAACCTTGCCTTTAGATGTAATTATACGCTTTAAAGATAATCAAAAAAATACTGATTCAAATAATACTTTAGATAGTTTTGAAGATGAATTTGAAAATTTAGAAAAAAAAGATACCTATTGGTTTAACTCCCAAAAAACACGTATTGCTAAAAAAGTTCATGAATTTTTAGAACATCAAAAATTTGTAGGTTCGGTTCTTAGTTTAAATAGTCTTTTAATTTTGGGAAAAAATATCAATCATGGTGAAGATTTAGATGATTTTGCATTGGCATTTTTAAATGAGAATTTACCGCAAAATTTTAAACAAGATCTCATTTCTCCTTTTGTTAATATAAAAAATAATGAATTAAGATTTACAATGCGTATTGTTGATTCTGATCCAAATTTAAGACGTAATGAATTTTTAACGAAACTTAATGAAAATTTACACAAACTTTTAAAAAATGATAATGTACAAATTCAAATTACAGGTATTATGGTACTTTACAATAATATGCTTCAAAGCCTTTTTTCTTCGCAATTTGATACACTTGTTTTTGTTATATTGGCTATTTTTATTCTTTTTATCTTTGTTTTTCGTGATTTAAAATTTTCTATTATAGCTATACTTGTTAATGTTATTCCTTTAAGTGTTGTTTTTGCATTAATGGGATTATGTAAAATTCCTCTTGATATGATGAGTATTACAATAGCTGCTATTGCTATAGGCATTGGCGTTGATGATGCTATTCATTATATTTACCGTTTTAAGGAAGAAATTAAGACTAAAAGTATTGAAAAAGCTATAATAAATTCTCATCTTAGTATAGGCTCAGCACTTTATTATACAACCATAAGTATTGTATTAGGATTTAGTGTTATGATGAGTAGTAATTTTATTCCTACAATCTATTTTGGAGTTTTAACAATCTTTGTTATGATTTTACTCTTAAGCGGGAGTTTATTTTTACTCCCTAGCTTTTTGATTAGTATTTATTCTAAGAAAGCCAAAATTGAAAACCAACATAAATAG
- the rdgB gene encoding RdgB/HAM1 family non-canonical purine NTP pyrophosphatase has product MKILLATNNAHKVLEFKDMIKNYPLYSFGDVLEPFEIEENGKSFKENALIKARAVFNALNQKQKKDFIVLSDDSGICVDALDGKPGIYSARFSIQSDDKSNREKLLSQMKNLNISESKAHYKAAIALVGFNGEYVTQASMHGKVINKEKGDKGFGYDSLFIPKDFEQTLAELEPNQKNKISHRFKAMELALIILEMIKKEKER; this is encoded by the coding sequence ATGAAAATTCTTTTGGCAACAAATAACGCACACAAAGTTTTAGAATTTAAGGATATGATAAAAAATTATCCTTTATACTCTTTTGGTGATGTTCTTGAGCCTTTTGAAATAGAAGAAAATGGTAAAAGCTTTAAAGAAAATGCTTTAATAAAAGCTAGAGCTGTTTTTAATGCTTTAAATCAAAAACAGAAAAAAGATTTTATTGTATTAAGCGATGATAGTGGAATTTGCGTTGACGCTTTAGATGGAAAGCCTGGAATTTATTCTGCTCGTTTTAGTATTCAAAGCGATGATAAAAGTAATAGAGAAAAATTACTTTCTCAAATGAAAAATTTAAATATTTCTGAAAGTAAAGCTCACTATAAAGCTGCTATTGCTTTGGTGGGTTTTAATGGGGAGTATGTAACTCAAGCAAGTATGCATGGAAAAGTTATCAATAAGGAAAAAGGAGATAAGGGTTTTGGTTACGATAGTCTTTTTATTCCAAAGGATTTTGAACAAACTTTAGCTGAACTTGAACCTAATCAAAAGAATAAAATCTCACATAGATTTAAAGCTATGGAACTTGCTTTAATTATTTTGGAAATGATTAAAAAGGAAAAAGAAAGATGA
- a CDS encoding MFS transporter, with protein sequence MLNNVLALSFIIGTRFFGLFIVLPVLSLYTLKLEHANEFLVGFLVGIYSLTQMILQMPFGILSDKIGRKKTMLIGLLIFIFGSLICAFSHDIYMMLLGRMLQGAGAIGGVATAMISDFITEENRGKAMAIMGSFIGLSFASSMVISPLMSAKWGLSSLFYLSAALSALCIVLLYSVVPKENKITHHNQKTPFLHLIRQKNLALMNITNCMQKMLMSIAFLSIPIILVKHLGFHENKLWTVYTPSMIAGFIAMGFAGSLGEKKGLAKQILLLGVVFFICSYILFNLANSINLFIIAIIIFFIGFNLHEPIMQSCASKFCKVHEKGAALGLFNAFGYAGSFIGGTIGGIFLHLNQLNLLTMILIVLAIFWLVSLFFLKNPSEFKNIYLPLSTSLDLKEFGKNIGVVDIYKNSKNLIIKFDSKITNEENLKAKI encoded by the coding sequence ATGTTAAATAATGTTTTAGCTTTATCATTTATAATTGGAACTAGATTTTTCGGACTTTTCATTGTTTTACCTGTCTTAAGTCTTTATACTTTAAAATTAGAACACGCAAATGAATTTTTAGTAGGATTTTTAGTAGGAATTTATTCTCTTACTCAAATGATTTTACAAATGCCTTTTGGAATTTTAAGCGATAAAATAGGTCGTAAAAAAACAATGCTTATAGGACTCTTAATCTTTATCTTTGGTTCTTTAATTTGCGCATTTTCTCATGATATTTACATGATGCTATTAGGAAGAATGCTTCAAGGTGCTGGAGCTATTGGAGGTGTCGCTACAGCTATGATTAGTGATTTTATTACAGAAGAAAATCGTGGTAAAGCTATGGCTATTATGGGTTCTTTTATTGGTCTTAGCTTTGCTAGTTCTATGGTTATTTCTCCTTTAATGAGTGCAAAATGGGGACTATCTAGTCTTTTTTATTTGAGTGCAGCCTTATCAGCTTTATGTATTGTTTTGCTCTATAGCGTTGTTCCAAAAGAAAATAAAATCACTCACCATAATCAAAAAACACCTTTTTTACATTTGATTAGACAAAAAAATTTAGCTCTAATGAATATTACAAATTGTATGCAAAAGATGCTTATGAGTATAGCATTTTTAAGCATACCTATTATTTTGGTTAAACATTTAGGTTTTCATGAAAATAAACTTTGGACTGTTTATACACCCTCTATGATTGCAGGATTTATTGCTATGGGTTTTGCTGGAAGTTTAGGAGAAAAAAAAGGCTTAGCTAAACAAATTTTACTACTTGGTGTGGTATTTTTTATTTGTTCTTATATTCTTTTTAATCTTGCTAATTCTATCAATCTTTTTATTATTGCTATTATAATATTTTTTATTGGATTTAATTTGCATGAACCTATAATGCAAAGCTGTGCATCAAAATTTTGCAAAGTTCATGAAAAAGGCGCAGCATTAGGTCTTTTTAATGCTTTTGGTTATGCGGGAAGTTTTATAGGTGGAACTATTGGTGGGATATTTTTGCATCTTAATCAATTAAATCTTTTAACAATGATTTTAATTGTTTTAGCTATTTTTTGGTTGGTTAGTCTCTTTTTCTTAAAAAATCCATCTGAATTTAAAAATATTTATCTACCTTTAAGCACATCTTTAGATTTAAAAGAATTTGGAAAAAATATAGGAGTGGTAGATATTTATAAAAATTCTAAAAATTTAATTATTAAATTTGATAGCAAAATTACAAACGAAGAAAACTTAAAAGCTAAAATTTAA
- a CDS encoding thioredoxin fold domain-containing protein yields MKKLSLILACSASLFAASNSEISDFYSKSIKMQFPNATVTVKDRQKVGDTGFESVIVSVSVDGQTQDQILFTKDNIIVPDIIDLKTRTSYAQEYEMKKFQEAREHFAKNAKPVAQKEKMVIAMGDKNKPAMYVFSDPECPFCREQLEQIKDELKNYQINYILTPVHGKSAFEKSALIYKESKKAKSDDEKIAILKKYYDPNIKSYPKVSDAELKQIFSLYEKYRALGLSATPTIIK; encoded by the coding sequence ATGAAAAAATTAAGCTTAATTTTAGCTTGTTCAGCATCTTTGTTTGCTGCGAGCAATAGCGAAATCAGTGATTTTTATTCAAAAAGTATTAAAATGCAATTTCCAAATGCTACTGTAACTGTAAAGGATCGTCAAAAAGTTGGAGATACTGGGTTTGAAAGTGTAATTGTTAGCGTAAGTGTTGATGGTCAAACTCAAGATCAAATTCTTTTTACAAAGGATAATATTATAGTTCCTGATATTATTGATTTAAAGACAAGAACTTCTTATGCTCAAGAATATGAAATGAAGAAATTTCAAGAAGCTAGAGAGCATTTTGCTAAAAATGCTAAACCTGTAGCACAAAAGGAAAAAATGGTAATTGCCATGGGAGATAAAAATAAACCTGCAATGTATGTATTCTCTGATCCAGAATGCCCTTTTTGTAGAGAACAATTAGAGCAAATTAAAGATGAGCTTAAAAATTATCAAATCAATTATATTTTAACCCCAGTACATGGAAAATCGGCTTTTGAAAAATCAGCATTAATTTATAAAGAAAGCAAAAAAGCTAAAAGCGATGATGAAAAAATAGCAATTTTAAAAAAGTATTACGATCCAAATATTAAAAGTTATCCAAAAGTTAGCGATGCTGAATTAAAACAGATATTCTCTCTTTATGAAAAATATCGTGCTTTAGGACTTAGTGCTACTCCAACTATTATAAAATGA